In Acidovorax sp. 106, the following proteins share a genomic window:
- the gap gene encoding type I glyceraldehyde-3-phosphate dehydrogenase codes for MTIKIGINGFGRIGRNVLRSAIQNFSDIEVVGINDLLEPDYLAYMLQYDSVHGRFDGTVAVEGNTLIVNGKKIRLTQERDPANLKWNEVGADIVIESTGLFLDKVTAQKHIDAGAKKVLLSAPSKDDTPMFVFGVNHTSYAGQAIVSNASCTTNCLAPVAMVLNNKWGIKRGLMTTVHAATATQKTVDGPSNKDWRGGRGILENIIPSSTGAAKAVGVVIPALNKKLTGMSFRVPTSDVSVVDLTVELDNAATYEEIKAEMKAQSEGALKGVLGYTEDKVVATDFRGDTRTSIFDADAGIALDGTFVKIVSWYDNEWGYSNKCLEMVRVISK; via the coding sequence ATGACGATCAAGATTGGTATCAACGGTTTCGGCCGTATCGGCCGCAACGTGCTGCGCTCAGCCATCCAGAACTTCAGCGACATTGAAGTGGTGGGCATCAACGACCTGCTGGAGCCCGACTACCTGGCGTACATGCTGCAGTACGACTCGGTACACGGCCGCTTTGACGGCACCGTGGCTGTCGAGGGCAACACCCTGATCGTCAACGGCAAAAAGATCCGACTGACGCAAGAGCGCGACCCCGCCAACCTGAAGTGGAACGAAGTCGGCGCCGACATCGTGATCGAGTCCACCGGCCTGTTCCTGGACAAGGTCACGGCCCAGAAGCACATCGATGCGGGCGCCAAGAAGGTGCTGCTGTCGGCCCCCTCCAAGGACGACACCCCCATGTTCGTGTTTGGCGTGAACCACACCAGCTACGCAGGCCAAGCCATCGTGTCCAACGCCTCGTGCACCACCAACTGCCTGGCCCCCGTGGCCATGGTGCTGAACAACAAGTGGGGCATCAAGCGTGGCCTGATGACCACGGTGCACGCAGCCACCGCCACGCAAAAGACCGTGGACGGCCCATCGAACAAAGACTGGCGCGGCGGCCGCGGCATTCTGGAAAACATCATCCCATCGAGCACTGGCGCCGCCAAGGCCGTGGGCGTGGTGATTCCTGCGCTGAACAAGAAGCTGACCGGCATGTCCTTCCGCGTGCCCACCTCCGACGTGTCGGTGGTGGACTTGACCGTGGAACTGGACAACGCCGCCACCTACGAAGAAATCAAGGCCGAAATGAAAGCGCAGTCCGAAGGCGCACTCAAGGGCGTCTTGGGCTACACTGAAGACAAGGTAGTGGCTACTGACTTCCGTGGCGACACCCGCACCTCCATTTTCGACGCCGACGCAGGCATTGCCCTCGACGGCACGTTCGTGAAGATCGTGAGCTGGTACGACAACGAATGGGGCTATTCGAACAAGTGCCTGGAAATGGTGCGCGTGATTTCCAAGTAA
- a CDS encoding nucleotidyltransferase family protein, producing MLLAAGRGERMRPLTDTCPKPLLVVQGQPLLQWHLQALAHAGVRQAVINTAWLGEQISDRFLSHFGLQGTLDKREQLSISYSHEGVDFGGALETAGGIARALPQLGPVFWLAAGDVFAPDFKFDAAAVHAFEASNHLAHLWLVPNPEHHLRGDFGLSPEGLAMNLPADDPTPRFTYSTIALLRAELFGLPWCDIPPGNPGGVAQPLAPLLRRAMDLGRVSASLYTGRWTDVGTPERLAQLQR from the coding sequence ATGCTGCTGGCCGCAGGCCGTGGCGAGCGCATGCGCCCGCTGACCGATACCTGCCCCAAGCCCTTGCTGGTGGTGCAGGGCCAGCCGCTGTTGCAGTGGCATTTGCAAGCCTTGGCGCATGCCGGGGTGCGCCAAGCGGTGATCAACACGGCGTGGCTGGGCGAGCAGATTAGCGACCGATTTTTAAGTCATTTTGGCCTCCAGGGCACGCTGGATAAGCGCGAGCAGCTATCAATTTCATACTCGCACGAGGGCGTGGATTTTGGTGGAGCGCTGGAGACGGCGGGTGGCATTGCCCGTGCGCTGCCGCAATTGGGGCCGGTGTTCTGGCTGGCGGCGGGCGATGTGTTTGCGCCCGACTTCAAGTTTGACGCCGCTGCGGTGCACGCCTTTGAGGCCAGCAACCACCTGGCCCACCTGTGGCTGGTGCCCAACCCAGAGCACCATCTGCGTGGTGACTTTGGGTTGTCGCCCGAAGGCCTGGCGATGAACTTGCCTGCAGACGACCCCACCCCCCGGTTCACCTACAGCACCATCGCCTTGCTGCGCGCCGAGTTGTTTGGGCTGCCGTGGTGCGACATCCCACCGGGCAACCCTGGCGGCGTGGCCCAGCCTTTGGCGCCCTTGCTGCGCCGCGCCATGGACCTCGGCCGCGTCAGCGCGTCGCTCTACACCGGCCGGTGGACCGATGTGGGCACGCCAGAGCGCCTGGCCCAGCTCCAGCGTTGA
- a CDS encoding aldo/keto reductase: MQQRNLGPFSVSAIGLGCMNLSHAYGAPVSAEQGERVLLAALDAGVTLFDTATLYGFGANETLVGRVMKPHRSRFTLASKCGMQGVDVNGDGKLVRVIDGCPATLRQTCEDSLRRLQTDVIDLYYLHRWDKSVPIEDSVGALADLVRAGKIRSIGLSEVSAATLRRAHAVHPIAALQTEYSLWTRNPEIAVLDACRELGVAFVAFSPVARGYLCGGLTDVSTLDVKDIRRSMPRFAPDNYAANLTLLDGYRAIATEVGCSLAQLAIAWLLHKGEHIIPIPGTTSVEHLHDDLGAAQVQLSPSVIERLQALYTPQAVVGGRYNAQSASEVDTENFAA, translated from the coding sequence ATGCAACAAAGAAACCTTGGACCCTTCTCCGTCTCGGCCATTGGCCTGGGCTGCATGAACCTCTCGCACGCCTACGGCGCGCCCGTTTCTGCCGAGCAGGGCGAGCGCGTGCTGTTGGCCGCGCTCGACGCAGGCGTGACACTGTTCGACACCGCCACGCTGTATGGCTTTGGCGCCAACGAAACCCTGGTGGGCCGTGTGATGAAGCCGCACCGCAGCCGCTTTACGCTGGCCAGCAAGTGCGGCATGCAGGGTGTGGACGTGAATGGCGACGGCAAGCTGGTGCGCGTGATCGACGGGTGCCCCGCCACGCTGCGCCAGACCTGCGAAGACAGTCTGCGCCGCCTGCAGACCGATGTGATTGACCTGTACTACCTGCACCGCTGGGACAAGAGTGTGCCCATTGAAGACAGTGTGGGCGCGCTGGCCGACTTGGTGCGCGCGGGCAAGATCCGCAGCATTGGTTTGTCGGAAGTGTCGGCCGCCACGCTGCGCCGCGCGCATGCGGTGCACCCCATCGCTGCACTGCAGACCGAGTATTCGCTTTGGACGCGCAACCCTGAGATCGCCGTGCTCGACGCCTGCCGTGAGTTGGGCGTGGCCTTCGTGGCCTTCAGCCCGGTGGCGCGAGGTTATCTGTGCGGCGGTTTGACGGACGTATCGACGCTGGATGTCAAGGACATCCGCCGCAGCATGCCGCGCTTTGCGCCCGACAACTATGCCGCCAACCTGACGCTGCTGGACGGCTACCGCGCCATTGCCACAGAGGTGGGCTGCTCGCTGGCGCAGCTGGCCATTGCGTGGCTGCTGCACAAGGGCGAGCACATCATTCCCATTCCCGGCACCACCAGCGTAGAGCACTTGCACGATGACCTGGGCGCTGCGCAGGTGCAACTGTCGCCCAGCGTGATCGAGCGGCTGCAGGCGTTGTACACACCGCAGGCCGTGGTGGGCGGGCGCTACAACGCCCAAAGTGCCAGTGAAGTAGACACGGAGAACTTCGCCGCCTGA
- the speD gene encoding adenosylmethionine decarboxylase, producing MHGLHLTADLHGCRCAPLWLTDAAALGQACLAAVQAAGLQAVGQVFHVFPATVHGPGGVTATVLLAESHLCVHTWPEQAAVTLDVYVCNFGADHSAKAHALMNALLALLDATTVQRHALQRGELASAPSAPQSPTAPGAAVA from the coding sequence ATGCACGGATTGCACCTCACCGCCGACCTTCACGGATGCCGCTGCGCGCCGCTGTGGCTGACCGATGCCGCCGCCCTGGGGCAGGCATGTCTTGCGGCGGTGCAGGCTGCGGGGCTGCAGGCGGTGGGGCAGGTGTTTCATGTCTTTCCGGCCACGGTGCATGGCCCTGGCGGCGTCACGGCCACCGTGCTGCTGGCCGAGTCGCACCTGTGCGTGCACACCTGGCCCGAGCAGGCCGCGGTGACACTGGACGTGTACGTGTGCAACTTTGGCGCCGACCACAGCGCCAAGGCCCATGCCCTGATGAACGCGCTGCTGGCCTTGTTGGACGCAACCACCGTGCAGCGCCACGCCTTGCAGCGGGGCGAGTTGGCCTCTGCGCCCAGTGCCCCTCAATCGCCAACTGCGCCCGGCGCTGCTGTGGCCTGA
- the tkt gene encoding transketolase has translation MANTQQSQQMANAIRALAMDAVQQANSGHPGAPMGMADMAVGLWARHLQHNPTNPQWFDRDRFVLSNGHGSMLIYALLHLTGYDLPMSELKNFRQLHSKTAGHPEVGVTPGVETTTGPLGQGITNAVGFALAEKLLAAEFNRDGHAIVDHNTYAFLGDGCLMEGISQEAISLAGAWKLNKLIALYDDNGISIDGQVAPWFADNTALRFVSAGWNVIGPIDGHDADKVADAVAEAKKQTERPSLIICKTHIGKGSPNRANTSKAHGEPLGAEEIKLTRETLGWTAEPFVIPEDVYAGWDAKANGQKAEAAWNDRFAAYSKAFPELAAEFTRRMKGDLPAHFAQVAVDTVVAAHTKGETVASRKASQIALEAFTAALPELLGGSADLTGSNLTNTKSTPNLRFDQQGAVVQTEVEGGKKIGGRHINYGVREFGMAAIMNGVALHGGFIPYGGTFLTFSDYSRNAIRMAALMKQRVIHVFTHDSIGLGEDGPTHQSIEHVASLRLIPNLDVWRPADTVETAVAWSVALSNRTKPTALALSRQNLQHLSAAAPKRVLGDISRGAYVLSEPADVGLKKKAQAVIIATGSEVQLAIKAQRLLADKKIAVRVVSMPSTTTFDREDAKYKSSVLPAGVPRVAVEMGVSDGWWKYGCAAVVGIDTYGESAPAPVLFKHFGFTEENVADTVLVAIGAARLKPAKKAR, from the coding sequence ATGGCCAACACCCAGCAATCTCAACAGATGGCAAATGCGATCCGCGCATTGGCCATGGACGCCGTTCAACAAGCCAATTCCGGCCACCCCGGCGCCCCCATGGGCATGGCCGACATGGCCGTGGGCCTGTGGGCTCGCCACCTCCAGCACAACCCCACCAACCCCCAGTGGTTTGACCGCGACCGTTTCGTGCTGAGTAACGGCCACGGCTCGATGCTGATTTATGCGCTGCTGCACCTCACGGGCTACGACCTGCCCATGAGCGAGCTCAAGAACTTCCGCCAGCTGCACAGCAAGACCGCAGGCCACCCCGAAGTGGGTGTGACCCCCGGTGTGGAAACCACCACCGGCCCGCTGGGCCAGGGCATCACCAACGCCGTAGGCTTCGCGCTGGCCGAAAAGCTGCTGGCCGCTGAGTTCAACCGCGACGGCCATGCCATCGTTGACCACAACACCTACGCCTTCCTGGGCGACGGCTGCCTGATGGAAGGCATCAGCCAGGAAGCGATTTCTCTGGCAGGCGCCTGGAAGCTGAACAAGCTGATCGCGCTGTACGACGACAACGGCATCTCCATCGACGGCCAAGTCGCCCCCTGGTTTGCCGACAACACCGCCCTGCGCTTTGTCTCGGCCGGCTGGAACGTGATTGGCCCCATCGACGGCCACGACGCCGACAAGGTGGCCGATGCCGTTGCCGAAGCCAAGAAGCAGACCGAGCGTCCTTCGCTCATCATCTGCAAGACCCACATCGGCAAGGGCAGCCCCAACCGCGCCAACACCTCCAAGGCCCACGGCGAGCCCCTGGGCGCTGAAGAAATCAAGCTGACCCGCGAAACACTGGGCTGGACGGCCGAGCCCTTCGTCATCCCCGAAGACGTGTACGCAGGCTGGGACGCCAAGGCCAACGGCCAAAAGGCAGAAGCCGCCTGGAACGACCGCTTTGCCGCCTACAGCAAGGCCTTCCCCGAGCTGGCTGCTGAGTTCACACGCCGCATGAAGGGCGACCTGCCCGCCCACTTTGCCCAAGTGGCCGTGGACACCGTGGTGGCCGCCCACACCAAGGGCGAAACCGTGGCCAGCCGCAAGGCCAGCCAGATTGCCCTGGAAGCCTTCACTGCGGCCCTGCCCGAGCTGCTGGGCGGCTCGGCCGACCTGACCGGCTCCAACCTCACCAATACCAAGAGCACGCCCAACCTGCGCTTTGACCAGCAAGGCGCTGTGGTGCAGACCGAAGTCGAAGGCGGCAAGAAGATCGGTGGCCGGCACATCAACTACGGCGTGCGCGAATTCGGCATGGCCGCCATCATGAACGGCGTGGCACTGCACGGCGGCTTCATCCCCTACGGCGGTACGTTCCTCACGTTCAGCGACTACAGCCGCAACGCCATCCGCATGGCTGCGCTGATGAAGCAGCGCGTGATCCACGTCTTCACGCATGACTCCATCGGCCTGGGTGAAGACGGCCCCACACACCAGTCCATCGAGCACGTGGCCAGCCTGCGCCTGATCCCCAACCTGGACGTGTGGCGCCCCGCCGACACAGTGGAAACCGCCGTGGCCTGGAGCGTGGCCCTGTCCAACCGCACCAAGCCCACGGCGCTGGCCCTGTCGCGCCAAAACCTGCAACACCTCTCGGCCGCAGCCCCCAAGCGCGTGCTGGGCGACATCAGCCGTGGCGCCTACGTGCTGTCTGAGCCTGCCGACGTGGGCCTCAAGAAGAAGGCCCAGGCCGTCATCATCGCCACCGGCTCTGAAGTGCAGCTGGCCATCAAGGCCCAGCGCCTGCTGGCCGACAAAAAGATCGCCGTGCGCGTGGTCTCCATGCCTAGCACCACCACCTTTGACCGCGAAGACGCCAAGTACAAGAGCAGCGTGCTGCCCGCGGGCGTGCCCCGCGTGGCCGTGGAAATGGGCGTGAGCGACGGCTGGTGGAAATACGGCTGCGCCGCCGTGGTGGGCATCGACACCTACGGTGAATCGGCCCCTGCGCCGGTGCTGTTCAAGCACTTCGGCTTCACCGAAGAGAACGTGGCCGACACGGTGCTGGTCGCCATCGGCGCTGCACGCCTGAAGCCCGCCAAAAAGGCCCGCTGA